Genomic DNA from Solanum pennellii chromosome 3, SPENNV200:
NNNNNNNNNNNNNNNNNNNNNNNNNNNNNNNNNNNNNNNNNNNNNNNNNNNNNNNNNNNNNNNNNNNNNNNNNNNNNNNNNNNNNNNNNNNNNNNNNNNNNNNNNNNNNNNNNNNNNNNNNNNNNNNNNNNNNNNNNNNNNNNNNNNNNNNNNNNNNNNNNNNNNNNNNNNNNNNNNNNNNNNNNNNNNNNNNNNNNNNNNNNNNNNNNNNNNNNNNNNNNNNNNNNNNNNNNNNNNNNNNNNNNNNNNNNNNNNNNNNNNNNNNNNNNNNNNNNNNNNNNNNNNNNNNNNNNNNNNNNNNNNNNNNNNNTGGGTGGAGGCTcaggggtgaaaaaataaaatttttaaattgaaaatatttttgtaaaattgatgttttccaaaaaaataaataatgtaatttaaaagtggagaagagttttggaaaatgtttttcttaattattgaagggaagtcatttttctgaggaaaataagttgttttggaaaacattttccaaaacttttatttcaatcaaacatgaaaaaatcagaaaatatttatcttcaTACCAAACAACATTCGTAGTCTCTTTCtcatattcaatttatttttcattcgtTATCTTTTCAATCGATTAAGTCATACTACAATTATTTTGATTTCACaaatttggagaatctttaaaactatgttttaaatgaaagcaTCTTGAATGGTATATAAGTGACTCACATAACATGATATAATTAATGTAAAGAATGCAATGCATTGTATATATGGAATGGAACCTCTCACCGACCATAACATGATCACGTGACTTCTCTTCTTGGGAAATGTCATCAtcatattattcatatataaataattaattgaaaaccAGCATTGAGGAAGCTATTAATTGGCTATGTCCATtcctttgttttaatttttgtttaaactGCGCATTAAATCAAACTCAGATCATCACTAAATTATAATGGAATGACTGTATATCCAATGACACATCTGATTAATGTAGTATTTCTTTAGTAAATCCTACAAATATGTTCAAGAAACTTTCACCTAGTCTGAATTAATTatcattcacaattttttttattataattatgtttatctctctctctttttaatCTCACCTTTCTTCACTTTATAcacatataaatacaaattatacatatatacatataattatatgatttatatatataattcacctctttTCACTCTTCGCTCTCTATcatttgccttttttttttatcgcTCAACCTCATTCGCCAGATAtactaatatatatgtttatcatttacatatatacaattatatatatatgtaatttgatacatatataaatacaagTTATCTTTCTCCACTCTTGCACGTCTCTCTTCTCCCTGTAATATATAACTAtgaatcataattaataaactataactatgaagcctaaataagttatttttagtGGCTATTACTAAATGAATAATGCTAAATGAACAAAAGATTTGTCCAGatttaaaaagtttataatattttttttattttaaaataaattgatattacttcactaaatatatcaaataaattatgaataaaatcaatgtgaaaaaattgaattttttttaagaaggaCGAAAAGTGCACCAATATTGCAAACATAATGAACTACTAATGCTCCAACCTCCATGTGAAAACTCAAGAATGACTTTAAGTCTTAACCCAAAGATGAGAGACTATTTCGAACCGTTTCTCTATGCTATTTTATCATTCTGATAAAATTTTTTGATCAAAAGACTATGTACTTACAAAATTTACCTTTTTCCCTCCTAGCTAAGCTAAATATAAATTACTTATTGGAGTAGTAGTATGATGAGTGTGAGTTAGATTTTGTTTAAGAAAAGTTAGATCTTGTCGGTACGTAAAGTTGAAAATGGAGTTGGTCGGTGGAAAACCTAGAACGTCACGTCAAAGAGCAGAATCAAATATTGACACTATAAATATGTTGTCTCCATCAATAATTTGAGAATCCAAATTACAATTAGCTAAAGAGCATAAATAATCATGAGCAAATTGTGGGCTTTGCTTACTCATCTACATGCTCTAGCCGGGTACTAATTAACTTCTTATCATTTCTTAATGAGTGTTTTTAGtttctgattttcttttttgaataaatatgcAGGCCAGTGGTGATGTTACTCTATCCTTTGTAAGTAATTCATctctttatataaaaatatttgtttttccaGTATGAAAagtttcattatatatatatatttgtagatATGCATCAGTAATAGCAATAGAGAGCACATCAAAGTTGGATGATGAACAGTGGCTTGCTTATTGGATTCTATACTCTTTTCTTACTCTTATGGAGATGCTTCTTCAACCCATTCTACAATGGTATTTGGACTAATTCATCCTCCTCCAATTAGAAGagtaaaaaattgattttaattaattcaactttatatgTAGCAATCAATGGAGGTTAGCTTGTATTAGCGTAGTAGGCTGTCTACGTACATTCATTATTAATCTCTATTGAAATTTTCGATGTTTTGTGTATGAGACTGTccatgttaattttatattgatagGATACCAATTTGGTATGAGGTGAAATTGGGAATGGTGGCATGGTTGGTTCTTCCCCAATTCAGAGGAGCTGCTTTTATCTATAACAAATTTGTTAGGGAAAAACTCATCAAGAAATATGGATCTTCATATATCCAACACAAGTCTCAATCTCCAGATGGgaaaaccaaaaacaaaattgtggatttcatcaccctCAAGAAGGTGAAACTctactttttcattttcttgttttcttgtttctttttcaagatttaacATTTATgagcaaaagaaaaagaaaaagtattaaagGGAGGAAAATGGAAGGAATTATTACTAGCTTGTTTACTTTAGTTAAAGTGCATGATTAATCATTTcaatgtatctttttttttttttttttggacagGGAGATCATTAATTCAAAGTCACTGAGGATATGCATGCAGCATCAAATTAGGCTATGAATGGTCTTAATTATATGGATTTGTGCCACATCAAGACAATGTAGTTATGTTATTACAGATCAAATTAAAGAGATATTGCTGCTAATAGATGAATGTTATGTATCAATTAGTATCTAACATGAGTTTTGATATGTGTTTACACTCTTCACAAATCAAAAAACTAATTAAGATTAGTTTTCGGGTTTCTCtatgggaaacttacataaatgtgctataataataaaatatttaccatttatagcaacaatattttttttcacttgatcgtttttaattcatttataatacaactttaatacatattacaaagaacaatttattattcacatataatacaagttttaatgatggataatacatttatcacacattttaatacacttataatacaatgtgaccattttttaccaaacaaacacaatatatttcaaaaacaattataattcaaatatattacataaataattcacttttaatacatgttacagatttatcacagtattgctataaatggtaataaacaaaaagtatcactaaaatcagtaattattttttaaaatgtattaatttatgtaatttttcctttctctATTCCGTATGTTTTGGTTATTTTCAttgtaattttgaaatttaaatgcTTCATTACATGCTTAAAGGATTGCCAAAATTTATATGAGCAAGTCATTGATAAAGGTAAAAGTATGATATTTGAGCTTAACTTAtgctcaaaaattaatttgttaggGAAAATTGCCTAAATCCATAAAAACAAATtatcaattcattcttcaacTAATATAAGATTGTAACCTATTTTAAAGTGGACTGCGATATCGAACGGAGAATAATCTGActctaataatatataaaaatatgacacTAGGGTATAATTTAACAACAAAAATTGGCTCGAATCTATATAGACACACTGTCCGTTCATTCACCAACTAATGTAGAACTATAACCTATTCTAACAATAAACCAAGAATAGTATTTTTCACAATCAGTGAGTAATATTATATAAGAGCAAATCAATTATCACgtttattaaattttcaattactaagaatgtttataaaaatattttaatctataACTATATAATTagtgttgtgatcgtataattatAGAATATTGTTTGCATTAACTtgacctctttttttttgtgttcttttcttttctttgtgttCTTggattctgttttttttttgggttaaaaaATGTCGGTTTGACTAGACAAATCATAGTGAAGCAGAAAGCAATTAATTATTGTCTTTCAGCCCAAAGAGAAAAATCACTATAAAACACTTTAGATTGGGGTTATAAATAAATTGTCTGAATTAAATTTAAACAGattaaaatagattaaaatttgTCTACGTGAAGATAAATTAGATCAAAATAGACTAAACAATGGGTTATAGTCTAATTCGTGCAACTTAATCCAACTTTTATTAAAGCTTTAACGGGTCACTTTGGGCTAAATATGTGGGTTGATTTGAGCTACTAGAAATAAATGGATTAAGTTGGGTTATGCCCAAATTATACAAGTTGGGTACTTGCCTAACTATACaagtgataaaaataaattagcaaTTAAGTCACCATtactaacataattaattataataataagaatttaaaatattatttaaaatgacaaaatgacaatatttttatataataatatgtattttaattttagtatatttttatatgataatatgtattttaattttagtatattttagtattttaaattaatttcatttatggAATGAGTCATTTATTGGATCAAAATGCACACTAATAATCgtttcaaactaaaaaaaaatagactaaTACAATTTACTTTTATCATTACCTTTGACCTTTCTTCCCcatatttcacttttcttcaCCATATCTCACCTTTCAAGTTTAGATTCCTTCAATGTGCTAAATTATTGCTCACCAAGAAACTCTTTATTGTTAAACTAAAACTATTTAGTAATTCAAGCAGATTTCTCGATCGGCAAGGTACTTATCATccgaaattattttttttatttgatgtttaaaGCACTGATTATACACATTACAGATCTCCAGTCgtattttccaaaattttcgtatgattttgtttaaatattcatcatatatttataattttcaattttttttgtgattctcttttatttttcagattttgtagATTCtagaaattcatatatatgtctATTTTGTTAGATGTtcaatacattttaatatttgaatacatttatttaatatgatgttgaatacatttatatcattatacaaaatataatataaaaactagattgaatacaaataatataccTATTAGATGAATACAACTTAggaaagaaaacataattttgaagagaaaaataatatacacaataaaaaaaataaaatgaatacaaaTGTGTTTCTTAAATAACTACAGATTCATTTGACATACCTTTTGGAATGAATACGaactaataaagaaatacatgtttaattatacaaaatacaacatgaaaactAGGATGAATACAAAAACAAATGACATACATATTGGGATGAGTACGATTTAAGAAATGATACAATATTCtggtaaataaataaatacgtTGTGAGAAAAGTATgtcaaataacatataaaaatacaatataaaaagtATCCACgttcaaatttattaaattttaaaaaattaattttttcaatcgATAAAACTCTAAGGTATTATCATAAAAGTTTCATAACAATAACTAGTTTTGAAAGATAAAACAAATAATGATCTTTAGGAAGAAGGAAGAGTCGAAGAGACCACGTATTTTAggtatcataatatttaatatttataattttgtaaagaaagtaataaagatttccacaacttaatttaatttgaaatattcccccccccccttttattttctctagttgttatttcttaaattaaataaagaaaaaaattacataaatcaactaaagtattgtcatttttaataaatattgaaagtattgcTAAGAGATACTATTAGAAGTCACAacattgttttttgaaaaatttccctaaacaaaattaattaaatagtcgaatttatatataatctatcgaaattatataataatgtataactatgtatatacatgatatataATTGTGTATTAAAAATGTATACACATTTATATTCACCgtttatacaaaatttatatatggtATTATTTCGTCTTTCTCAATGAATTAAGCTTATAAATGAACGAACCATTATCCCGCCCAAATTTAAACAGATTAACAGAGTGAGTTTGATTTTTGCGGGAgggggtggtggtggtggtttgaTAACACCCGTTTGATTAATGGAAGGGCTATCAACTCAATGTCATTTATCAATACTTAaactagaagtcagcttcccTTCTAAGTTCTAACAGCCACGTTCctccatattttaaaatgaaaagtaatGAGAAGAAGAAACTTTATTATATCTCACTTAAaacttatttactttttttttcgttttaatttatgtgaactGCTTGATCGGACATAAGAAAAGACTTTGTTATAATGTGTTTGGGCTTATTAAAGTTATTTCAGTGCTTACTTTTAGTTGATTTTTCTTCACAATAAAGTATTAACTCAGACTTAATAAGGGTAAAAAATGAGGATTGTACCATTAAATATGGGATATTTAACGGATTAAGAAAGTGTATCgcatgaattaaaataaaaaaaaagaatgtattAATTTTCTATCTTAATATTAAAGAATGCTACTTATATAATCCTATATGTGATTTGAGTACGTACCTACATGGTTATATGCTTTGCACGGCCACTTAATTAGTATATCATAATTTAACACTTATTTTAGTGAGTATGAAACATCTATCTACCTTCCTCTTATCTTATTAATAAGAGTATTATTTCTCTCTTTTACTCCATTTTTAATTGGTTTCTCTACCTTTTTCTCACATGTTATGACTAATGAGTGACTAATCCACTCTACGTATTTATAAGTAACACTACTTCTTAGATAGGTAATAGACACCTTTCGAgcaggatatatatatatatatatatatatatatatatatatatattttattttttttgatcgTGTAAGTATCTACTtgacattattaattaaatgaattattgaTAATCAGATCAACAAATATATTCTCCTTCGTATAAATGCTCACTAGTTTACAGGAGTTCACGGCGTTGGCCAAGCCGTGAGAACAATATCTTGCAAGAGTGTAAGATAAAATGTgtataacatatatatgtaatttagtTAAAGTTTTTCTCCCTTCACGTAACATAAGCTTAGTGTATTAAATgatcatttttaaaaagaaatttaatttaaaatctttcGAGATGTATCTCGTCTTTGTCAACATTTTCCCATAATTCTATTCATCTTGCCTGAATATTTTAGGATCCATTTCTCTCTAATAATACCTCAAAAAATAGCATCTTCATCTTAGAcactattattactataaagGATAACTTGATTCACAAAGCATCTCGCATTCTCATGCTGATAGTCTTTTCCTAATATAAGCTAATGATTTTTTTCAAGGCTTGATTCTTTTCCTAATACATTCATTAATGATTGATTTCATgtaggggtgtcaaaaatgaacccAAACATAGGTAACTCGTCCATAATTTTAAGGGttgggctcaagataatttgaattggtttAATCTCAACCAATTCAagcctaattcattttaagaaaatcctcaattgagcccaattcaaTCTTCAAGTTTAACCCGTTTTAAAACTCTTAACGTTTTTAAGATTTATTATCAATTgttacttttataaaaaaagatctTGAGCGGAAATTTGAATTgtaattataaaagttaaatatcactaTGTTAAagttattgagattaatcgggtcaaATTGAACGGATTAAGATCCAACCCGTTTTTTAGTTCATTTGAacccaaagtaaacttgggcggGTATGACCCAACCTTATTTCTATTTAGAGCACATTTTAATATCTCCA
This window encodes:
- the LOC107013968 gene encoding HVA22-like protein e codes for the protein MSKLWALLTHLHALAGPVVMLLYPLYASVIAIESTSKLDDEQWLAYWILYSFLTLMEMLLQPILQWIPIWYEVKLGMVAWLVLPQFRGAAFIYNKFVREKLIKKYGSSYIQHKSQSPDGKTKNKIVDFITLKKGDH